One genomic region from Gopherus flavomarginatus isolate rGopFla2 chromosome 20, rGopFla2.mat.asm, whole genome shotgun sequence encodes:
- the CKS1B gene encoding cyclin-dependent kinases regulatory subunit 1, with product MAHKQIYYSDKYDDEEFEYRHVMLPKDIAKLVPKTHLMSESEWRNLGVQQSQGWVHYMIHEPEPHILLFRRPLPKKPEK from the exons ATGGCGCACAAGCAGATCTATTACTCGGACAAGTACGACGACGAGGAGTTCGAGTATCG GCATGTGATGTTACCAAAGGATATAGCCAAACTGGTCCCTAAAACACACCTGATGTCTGAATCAGAATGGAGGAACTTAGGAGTTCAACAGAGCCAAGGCTGGGTCCATTATATGATCCACGAACCAG AGCCTCACATACTGCTGTTCCGACGGCCACTGCCAAAGAAGCCAGAAAAATGA